In Penaeus vannamei isolate JL-2024 chromosome 14, ASM4276789v1, whole genome shotgun sequence, one DNA window encodes the following:
- the LOC113828586 gene encoding uncharacterized protein, with protein MEALRKHGVCFCCLQIGHTSKNWPNKRFCELKGDGKEMCNRLQHPVLHDLFSRNNAVLLMNNMISREGILLVMSFVKNMNMDIPTLWDSGSNISMITHRMARRLGLKGNYINLSVTKIGNESRNLSSKIYKVPLVDAEGNLWEIEACGIMEITSEVPKFDLSKVLDILDASELKIRRPWGKIELLIGTDYAGIMPIVLKTVGNFQLMKNAFGYCIRESFLSELMFKLNGVIIRVNHSNCSYKVEEIDIMPLKGIGKQIDFLSVEGLCVQCSPKCCGCKCGKCPLIGEYTLKEERELLLIKEGLKYNVKEKCFHVTYPFVKDPNNLPNNYYAAKARLQSLENRLKRNGADYTQKYCDQVNDDMISRGVARKLSQGELETYKGPVFYLPPHEVMKPESESTPLRIVFNSSASYMGISLNDCLAKGPDILTNMMGMLLRFRQYPVAVVGDKENVQFCSHISNGSTYS; from the coding sequence ATGGAAGCATTGCGGAAACATggagtttgtttttgttgtctacAAATAGGTCACACAAGTAAAAATTGGCCCAATAAGAGATTTTGTGAATTGAAAGGTGATGGAAAGGAAATGTGTAATAGACTGCAGCACCCTGTTCTTCATGATTTGTTCAGTCGTAATAATGCGGTGCTATTAATGAACAATATGATTTCCAGAGAAGGCATTTTGCTTGTGATGAGCTTTGTGAAAAACATGAATATGGATATACCTACACTCTGGGACTCTGGTTCAAATATCTCAATGATAACTCATAGGATGGCCAGGCGATTGGGATTAAAGGGAAATTATATCAACTTGAGTGTTACTAAAATAGGAAATGAGTCCAGAAATTTGAGCAGTAAAATATACAAAGTTCCACTGGTGGATGCAGAAGGTAATCTATGGGAAATTGAAGCCTGTGGCATTATGGAGATTACATCTGAAGTACCAAAATTTGATTTATCAAAAGTGCTGGATATTCTAGATGCCTCAGAGTTGAAAATACGTAGGCCTTGGGGTAAGATTGAGTTACTGATTGGGACTGATTATGCAGGGATAATGCCAATTGTACTTAAGACTGTAGGGAATTTTCAGCTAATGAAGAATGCATTTGGCTATTGTATTAGAGAATCATTTTTAAGTGAACTAATGTTTAAGTTGAATGGTGTTATAATTAGGGTAAACCATTCAAATTGTTCTTATAAGGTTGAAGAAATTGATATAATGCCGCTAAAGGGTATTGGAAAACAAATTGATTTTTTGTCGGTAGAAGGACTTTGTGTTCAGTGTTCACCAAAGTGTTGTGGGTGTAAATGTGGAAAATGTCCATTAATAGGTGAATATAcattgaaagaggagagggaattatTATTGATCAAGGAGGGTTTAAAATACAATGTAAAAGAAAAGTGTTTTCACGTGACCTATCCATTTGTCAAAGACCCTAACAACCTACCCAATAACTATTATGCAGCCAAGGCTAGACTTCAGTCACTCGAAAATAGATTGAAACGTAATGGAGCAGACTACACTCAGAAATATTGTGATCaagttaatgatgatatgataagccGTGGAGTTGCTCGTAAACTATCTCAAGGGGAACTAGAGACATATAAAGGTCCTgtattttatcttcctcctcatgAAGTTATGAAACCTGAGTCAGAGTCGACACCATTGAGGATAGTATTCAATAGCAGTGCCAGTTATATGGGAATCTCTCTAAATGATTGTCTTGCAAAAGGTCCAGACATCCTGACAAATATGATGGGAATGTTACTGAGGTTCCGTCAGTATCCAGTTGCAGTTGTaggagacaaagaaaatgtaCAATTCTGTTCACACATCAGTAATGGATCAACATACTCATAG